One Roseomonas sp. OT10 DNA window includes the following coding sequences:
- a CDS encoding cobalt-precorrin-6A reductase, with the protein MRLLILGGTTEASALARLLAGDARFAATLSLAGVTRHPLPQPVPVRVGGFGGVEGLARYLAEARIERLVDATHPFAARMSRHAVEAAAQAGIPLLRIERPAWWPERGDLWTEVPDMAAAAAVLGLMPRRVLLTVGQKELAPFAAAPWHRYTLRSVDPPDPASLPPGTEVLTATGPFTREGEEALLAARGIEVVVSKNSGGSAVAAKLEAARALGVTVVMVARPPLPPAETVPDAAAARRWLLAPHPALRGV; encoded by the coding sequence TTGCGCCTGCTGATCCTGGGCGGCACCACGGAAGCCTCGGCCCTGGCCCGCCTGCTGGCCGGGGATGCGCGCTTCGCAGCGACCCTTTCGCTCGCCGGCGTCACCCGCCACCCCTTGCCGCAGCCCGTGCCGGTGCGGGTCGGCGGCTTCGGCGGCGTGGAGGGGTTGGCCCGCTATCTCGCCGAGGCGCGGATCGAACGGCTGGTGGACGCCACCCATCCCTTCGCCGCGCGGATGTCGCGCCACGCGGTCGAGGCCGCGGCCCAGGCGGGCATCCCGCTCCTGCGCATCGAGCGCCCCGCCTGGTGGCCGGAGCGGGGCGACCTCTGGACCGAGGTGCCGGACATGGCGGCCGCGGCGGCCGTGCTCGGGCTGATGCCGCGCCGGGTGCTGCTGACCGTCGGGCAGAAGGAGCTGGCGCCCTTCGCCGCGGCGCCCTGGCACCGCTACACGCTGCGCAGCGTCGATCCGCCCGACCCGGCCAGCCTGCCGCCGGGCACGGAGGTGCTGACCGCCACCGGCCCCTTCACCCGGGAGGGGGAGGAGGCGCTGCTCGCCGCGCGCGGGATCGAGGTGGTCGTGTCCAAGAATTCCGGCGGCAGCGCCGTCGCGGCCAAGCTGGAGGCCGCGCGCGCCCTGGGGGTGACGGTGGTGATGGTGGCCCGCCCCCCGCTGCCGCCGGCCGAGACCGTGCCGGATGCCGCCGCCGCGCGGCGCTGGTTGCTCGCCCCTCATCCGGCGCTGCGCGGCGTGTAG
- the cbiE gene encoding precorrin-6y C5,15-methyltransferase (decarboxylating) subunit CbiE has protein sequence MAAPGPAPQAPPPQLPGARIAGTQPPEAPPWLAILGIGEDGCDGLSPAARALLAGAEAVFGGARHLALAAPLLRGEAHPWPSPMAGAYPAILARRGRPVAVLASGDPFRFGVGSALARLVPAGERVAVPAPSSIALACARLGWAEQDCAVVSLCGRPPERVLPLLQPGARLLALSADAGTPATLAALLTRHGFGPSRLHLLEALGGPRERHRESRADSPGFPAPDPLNLVAVEVAAGPGARIVPLSAGLPDGFFEQDGQITKQEVRAVTLAALAPRQGERLWDIGLGSGSIAIEWLLRHPANRALGIEPNPDRAARAARNALSLGVPGLEVVAGEAPAALAGLPPPDAVFVGGGVSRPGVLEAAWAALPPGGRLVANGVTVEAEASLLAARARWGGRLTRIGIERLDSLGRLHAFRPAMTVTQYAAVKP, from the coding sequence ATGGCCGCGCCGGGCCCTGCGCCGCAAGCCCCGCCGCCGCAACTCCCAGGGGCACGGATCGCGGGGACGCAACCTCCGGAGGCGCCGCCCTGGCTCGCGATCCTGGGCATCGGCGAGGACGGGTGCGACGGCCTCTCCCCTGCCGCCCGCGCCCTGCTCGCGGGGGCGGAGGCGGTATTCGGGGGGGCGCGGCACCTGGCCCTGGCGGCGCCGCTGCTCCGGGGCGAGGCGCATCCCTGGCCCAGCCCGATGGCCGGCGCCTACCCCGCCATCCTGGCGCGACGCGGCCGGCCGGTGGCGGTGCTGGCCTCGGGCGACCCCTTCCGCTTCGGGGTGGGGTCGGCGCTGGCGCGGCTGGTCCCGGCCGGGGAGCGGGTGGCCGTGCCGGCGCCCTCCTCCATCGCGCTGGCCTGCGCCCGGCTGGGCTGGGCGGAGCAGGATTGCGCGGTGGTGTCCCTCTGCGGCCGGCCGCCGGAGCGGGTGCTGCCGCTGCTGCAACCCGGCGCGCGGCTGCTGGCGCTCTCCGCCGATGCCGGCACCCCCGCGACGCTAGCCGCGCTGCTGACGCGCCACGGCTTCGGCCCCTCGCGCCTGCACCTGCTGGAAGCCCTGGGCGGTCCGCGCGAGCGCCACCGCGAATCCCGTGCCGACAGCCCCGGCTTCCCCGCCCCAGACCCGCTGAACCTGGTCGCGGTGGAGGTGGCCGCCGGCCCGGGGGCGCGGATCGTCCCGCTCTCGGCCGGGCTGCCGGACGGCTTCTTCGAGCAGGACGGGCAGATCACCAAGCAGGAGGTCCGCGCCGTCACCCTCGCCGCCCTCGCCCCGCGCCAGGGCGAGCGGCTGTGGGATATCGGCCTCGGCTCCGGCTCCATCGCGATCGAATGGCTGCTGCGCCATCCCGCCAACCGCGCCCTCGGCATCGAGCCCAACCCCGACCGCGCCGCCCGCGCCGCGCGCAACGCCCTGTCCCTCGGCGTGCCGGGGCTGGAGGTCGTGGCCGGCGAGGCCCCCGCCGCCCTGGCCGGGCTGCCCCCGCCGGACGCGGTCTTCGTCGGCGGCGGCGTCTCCCGCCCCGGGGTGCTGGAGGCCGCCTGGGCCGCCCTTCCCCCCGGCGGCCGGCTGGTGGCCAACGGTGTGACGGTGGAGGCCGAGGCCAGCCTCCTGGCCGCCCGGGCGCGCTGGGGCGGCCGCCTCACCCGCATCGGCATCGAGCGGCTGGACAGCCTCGGCCGCCTCCACGCCTTCCGCCCGGCCATGACCGTCACCCAATACGCGGCGGTGAAGCCGTGA
- a CDS encoding cobalamin biosynthesis protein, which produces MTLPPTPVAPRATAPGAAAGTVVAGLGLRPQATEDAILALLAAATAEAGRRPTLLAAPAFRQDAPGLHRAAAALALPLRLLDHAALLAVQPLCPTRSAAAERATGLASIAEACALAAAGPGARLLLQRRGSGAATCALAVMA; this is translated from the coding sequence GTGACCCTCCCGCCCACCCCCGTCGCCCCCCGGGCCACCGCCCCGGGCGCCGCCGCCGGAACCGTGGTCGCGGGCCTGGGCCTCCGCCCCCAGGCCACGGAGGACGCCATCCTGGCCCTCCTCGCGGCTGCCACGGCGGAAGCCGGCCGCCGCCCCACCCTCCTCGCCGCCCCGGCCTTCCGCCAGGATGCCCCGGGCCTGCACCGGGCCGCCGCCGCCCTCGCCCTCCCCCTCCGCCTGCTGGACCACGCCGCCCTGCTCGCCGTCCAACCCCTCTGCCCCACCCGCTCCGCCGCCGCCGAACGCGCCACCGGCCTCGCCTCCATCGCCGAGGCCTGCGCCCTCGCCGCCGCCGGCCCCGGCGCCCGCCTGCTCCTCCAGCGCCGTGGCTCGGGCGCCGCGACCTGTGCCCTGGCGGTGATGGCGTGA
- the cobM gene encoding precorrin-4 C(11)-methyltransferase: MTVHFIGAGPGAADLITVRGRDLLGRCPVCLYAGSIVPSALLGYCPAGARLVDTAPLDLDAIEAEFRRAHAAGQDVARLHSGDLSVYSAVAEQVRQLRRAGIPYTLTPGVPAFAAAAAALGQELTVPEVAQSLVLTRVSGRASAMPPGETLEAFGATGATLAIHLAIHALERIVERLAPLYGADCPVAVVVRASWPDERVVRGTLGDIVARMAEQPAERTALVLVGPSLAAEGFRDSALYDPDYRRRFRGGGGC; this comes from the coding sequence ATGACCGTCCACTTCATCGGCGCCGGGCCGGGGGCGGCGGACCTGATCACGGTGCGGGGGCGGGATCTGCTGGGGCGGTGTCCGGTGTGCCTGTATGCCGGGTCGATCGTGCCGTCGGCGCTGCTGGGGTACTGCCCGGCCGGGGCGCGGCTGGTGGATACGGCGCCGCTGGACCTGGACGCCATCGAGGCGGAGTTCCGGCGGGCGCATGCGGCCGGGCAGGACGTGGCGCGGCTGCATTCGGGGGACCTGTCCGTGTACTCGGCGGTGGCGGAGCAGGTGCGGCAGCTGCGGCGGGCCGGGATTCCCTACACGCTGACGCCGGGGGTGCCGGCCTTCGCGGCGGCGGCGGCGGCGCTGGGGCAGGAGCTGACGGTGCCGGAGGTGGCGCAGAGCCTGGTGCTGACGCGGGTGTCGGGCCGGGCCTCGGCCATGCCGCCGGGCGAGACGCTGGAAGCCTTCGGCGCGACCGGGGCGACGCTGGCGATCCACCTCGCCATCCACGCGCTGGAGCGGATCGTGGAGCGGCTGGCCCCGCTCTACGGCGCGGACTGCCCGGTGGCGGTGGTGGTGCGGGCGAGCTGGCCGGACGAACGCGTGGTGCGCGGCACGCTGGGGGACATCGTGGCGCGGATGGCGGAACAGCCGGCCGAGCGCACGGCGTTGGTGCTGGTCGGGCCGTCCCTGGCGGCGGAAGGGTTCCGGGACAGCGCGCTCTACGACCCCGACTACCGGCGGCGCTTCCGCGGGGGTGGGGGGTGCTGA
- a CDS encoding TIGR02594 family protein — translation MTYLSSLLDLARSVTTEAQEDFETWCEANAPWLSTAYGELGVKEVAGAGRRKSNPQINAYLQSCWNTAKTGTYDLKDDSTAWCSAFVNWCLLKQGIKGTGSTWSHSWLTWKGGLHLGKTLESAPVGSIVVMSRGDAAKQQGHVAFLWSRSGGKPQYLGGNQGDGTLSNRASDRVSIAHYPNKILGVIWPLRAIATPSPWADGRVA, via the coding sequence ATGACCTACCTGTCCTCTCTCCTCGACCTCGCCCGCTCCGTCACCACCGAGGCGCAGGAGGATTTCGAAACCTGGTGCGAGGCCAACGCCCCCTGGCTCTCCACCGCCTATGGGGAACTCGGCGTGAAGGAGGTCGCCGGGGCGGGCCGCAGGAAGAGCAACCCGCAGATCAACGCGTATCTGCAAAGCTGCTGGAACACCGCGAAGACCGGAACCTACGACCTGAAGGACGATTCCACCGCCTGGTGCTCCGCCTTCGTCAACTGGTGCCTGCTGAAGCAGGGCATCAAGGGGACCGGCAGCACCTGGAGCCACAGCTGGCTGACGTGGAAGGGCGGGCTGCACCTGGGCAAGACGCTGGAAAGCGCGCCGGTCGGCTCGATCGTGGTGATGTCGCGCGGCGATGCGGCGAAGCAGCAGGGGCACGTCGCCTTCCTGTGGTCCCGTTCCGGCGGCAAGCCGCAGTACCTCGGCGGCAACCAGGGCGACGGGACGCTGTCCAACCGCGCCTCCGACCGCGTCAGCATCGCGCACTACCCGAACAAGATCCTGGGCGTCATCTGGCCGCTGCGCGCGATCGCGACGCCGTCGCCCTGGGCCGACGGGCGCGTCGCCTGA